A single genomic interval of Coregonus clupeaformis isolate EN_2021a chromosome 36, ASM2061545v1, whole genome shotgun sequence harbors:
- the dtl gene encoding denticleless protein homolog: MLFRSIVDRGVCKRRRNDLSPKYNLSSLLDGYQCARHDEHISHGTLGVAVPPVGCAFSTAPGMQGVLAVANEEGVLRLYNTENRRKSPLLKEWMAHDNAVFDLAWVPGEASLVTASGDQMAKLWDVTSGELLGSFKGHQCSLKSVAFTQQEKAVFCTGGRDGNIMVWDTRCSKKDGFYRQVKQISGAHNKTDRNTPSNTKKKRPGTRGMAPSVDSQQSVTVVLFQDEHTVISSGAVDGIIKMWDLRKNYTAYHHDPIPLQAYPYPGTSTRKLGYSGLVLDSTGSNLFSNCTDDNIYMFNISGLKTTPVAVFGGHLNSSFYVKSTVSPDNQFLASGSSDHHTYIWKMSDPKQPPMMLQGHSQEVTSIAWCPTDFTKIASCSDDNTVRIWRLDRGTDRAKSSVGEANLVGWAYPKPAITVPSPMPLNQAECTPAKSPRPGSLGALASPQPAACAPSGANLPLASSTTAASPLQAQGAKATLIRQKTPSFIRNWFAQTPSEQVTPPLRKVLSPCPQSPVPTLHPERRTKRRLETGDGGAAGGCEGSGECNCVTELYPAAKRSRGLAGVCCPSQEQPHAGTERNEAWRKADLQVRPVPATQADKENSSPGGADWLSVMSQKLRKGVGNPSSTLRSPSAFKRQDGRIPTSPAMRSPSWEMRSQRSMKKISSYFQRRTLE, encoded by the exons ATGCTTTTTCGCTCCATTGTTGACAGAGGAGTCTGTAAACGGAGGCGCAATG ACCTCAGCCCAAAATACAATTTGTCCTCTCTGCTGGACGGCTACCAGTGTGCCCGTCATGATGAACACATCTCACACGGGACCTTGGGGGTCGCCGTGCCCCCAGTTGGATGCGCCTTCTCTACAG CCCCGGGGATGCAGGGCGTCCTTGCGGTGGCCAATGAGGAGGGAGTCCTGAGGCTCTACAACACAGAAAACCGCAGGAAAAGTCCACTTCTGAAAG AATGGATGGCACATGATAATGCTGTCTTTGACCTTGCTTGGGTGCCAGGGGAGGCTAGCTTG GTTACCGCATCAGGTGATCAGATGGCCAAGCTGTGGGATGTGACATCAGGGGAGCTCCTTGGCAGCTTCAAGGGGCACCAGTGCAGCCTCAAGTCTGTTGCATTCACACAGCAGGAGAAGG CTGTGTTCTGTACTGGGGGGCGAGATGGGAATATTATGGTCTGGGACACAAGGTGCAGCAAAAAAG ATGGCTTCTACAGGCAGGTGAAGCAGATCAGTGGGGCTCACAAtaagacagacagaaacacacccTCTAACACGAAGAAGAAACGCCCCGGCACACGCGGCATGGCCCCCTCTGTG GACTCCCAGCAGAGTGTCACGGTGGTTCTGTTCCAGGATGAACACACAGTCATCTCCTCAGGAGCTGTTGATGG GATAATCAAGATGTGGGACCTTCGGAAAAACTACACGGCATACCACCATGACCCCATCCCCCTCCAGGCGTACCCGTACCCAGGAACGAGCACACGGAAACTAG GTTACTCAGGGCTGGTGTTGGACTCCACAGGCTCCAACCTGTTCTCCAACTGCACCGACGACAACATCTACATGTTCAACATCAGCGGGCTGAAAACCACTCCAG TGGCAGTCTTCGGTGGTCACCTCAACTCCTCGTTTTACGTGAAGTCCACTGTTAGCCCCGACAACCAGTTCCTGGCTAGTGGCTCAAGTGACCATCATACATACATCTGGAAG ATGTCCGACCCAAAACAGCCTCCCATGATGCTTCAGGGCCACAGCCAGGAAGTGACCTCCATAGCATGGTGCCCCACAGATTTCACAAAG ATTGCTTCCTGCTCTGATGACAACACCGTACGGATCTGGCGTCTGGACCGGGGGACGGATCGAGCAAAGTCCTCTGTCGGAGAGGCCAATCTGGTGGGCTGGGCATATCCTAAACCTGCCATCACCGTGCCCAGTCCAA tgCCTTTGAACCAGGCGGAGTGCACCCCAGCCAAGAGTCCCCGGCCAGGGAGTCTGGGGGCCCTTGCCTCCCCCCAGCCTGCCGCCTGCGCCCCCAGTGGCGCCAACCTGCCTCTCGCCTCCAGCACCACCGCCGCCTCCCCCCTTCAGGCCCAGGGCGCCAAAGCCACCCTCATACGTCAGAAAACGCCCTCATTCATCAGGAACTGGtttgcccagactcccagtgaacAGGTCACTCCTCCTCTCCGCAAGGTGCTCAGCCCCTGCCCCCAGAGTCCCGTCCCTACCCTTCACCCGGAGAGGAGGACCAAGCGCCGGCTGGAGACTGGTGACGGTGGGGCAGCAGGGGGCTGTGAAGGTTCGGGGGAGTGCAACTGCGTCACAGAGCTCTACCCCGCAGCCAAGAGGAGCCGGGGACTAGCAGGAGTGTGCTGCCCCAGTCAGGAGCAACCTCATGCGGGCACAGAGAGGAACGAGGCCTGGAGAAAAGCGGACCTCCAGGTGAGGCCTGTCCCAGCCACACAGGCAGACAAGGAGAACAGCTCTCCAGGAGGGGCAGACTGGTTGTCAGTGATGAGCCAGAAGCTGAGGAAAGGTGTGGGAAACCCCAGCAGCACTCTCAGAAGCCCCAGTGCCTTCAAGAGGCAAGATGGCAGGATACCGACCTCACCG GCAATGCGTTCTCCCTCCTGGGAAATGCGCTCACAGCGATCCATGAAGAAAATATCCTCCTACTTCCAGCGAAGGACTCTGGAGTGA